The following are from one region of the Littorina saxatilis isolate snail1 linkage group LG4, US_GU_Lsax_2.0, whole genome shotgun sequence genome:
- the LOC138965674 gene encoding uncharacterized protein, with translation MRHKPTKSQSHTDIHTIRSPTIFTLYTNDCRATNGKLSKFADDSALVGLIQNDDDTVYKQEVDKLVEWCDQNSLDLNVGKTKEMITDFRRGEKETEPLVIGGKEVEQVQEYKYLGCIISSDLSWSKHIAKVVSKCNSRLYFLRKLKQFKVCPEILAMFYRASIESVLTFNLMVWYYGATVEDKSHLARVIRQAEKVVGVQFPSLDELVHKRTATKARKVVEDESHPLHDQYHCAQNHWVIASPFPEAATTDPLPSSTHHPRYPLRLSTRNR, from the exons atgagacACAAACCGACAAAGTCACAATCGcacacagacattcacacaatCAGATCTCCGACAatcttcaccctgtacaccaaCGACTGTAGAGCCACCAATGGCAAACTTTCGAAGTTTGCTGATGACTCAGCTCTGGTAGGCCTGAtacagaatgatgatgacacagTGTACAAACAGGAGGTGGACAAACTAGTAGAGTGGTGTGACCAGAACAGCCTAGACCTCAATGTGGGCAAAACAAAAGAGATGATCACAGACTTTAGGAGAGGGGAAAAGGAAACAGAGCCACTAGTGATAGGGGGGAAAGAGGTAGAACAAGTACAAGAGTACAAATACTTGGGCTGCATAATCAGTTCAGATCTCTCGTGGTCAAAACACATAGCCAAGGTAGTTAGCAAGTGCAATTCAAGATTGTACTTTCTGAGGAAACTCAAGCAGTTCAAGGTCTGCCCTGAAATACTGGCAATGTTCTACAGAGCCAGCATTGAAAGTGTTTTGACCTTCAACCTCATGGTATGGTACTATGGGGCTACTGTAGAGGACAAGAGCCATCTGGCAAGAGTGatcagacaggcagaaaagGTGGTTGGGGTTCAGTTCCCAAGCTTGGATGAACTGGTGCATAAGAGAACAGCCACAAAAGCACGAAAGGTCGTTGAAGATGAATCGCACCCCCTGCATGATCA GTATCACTGTGCCCAGAACCACTGGGTTATTGCCTCCCCCTTTCCGGAAGCAGCCACCACAGATCCCCTGCCCTCATCTACACATCACCCCCGCTACCCCCTACGCTTGAGTACCCGTAACCGCTGA